The following coding sequences lie in one Palaeococcus ferrophilus DSM 13482 genomic window:
- the lonB gene encoding ATP-dependent protease LonB, with protein MDEREVERELTAGEPLELGVEFETTEEVKIPEKLIDQVIGQDHAVEVIKTAAKQKRHVLLIGEPGTGKSMLGQAMAELLPTEELEDVLVFPNPEDENMPRIKTVPACQGKKIVERYRQKAKEQENIKSYLLLAVLFVVVLALIMSPSAETLLFGMFVFIVSLMAISNLRLKSQAMVPKLLIDNCGRNKAPFVDATGAHAGALLGDVRHDPFQSGGLGTPAHERVEPGMIHRANKGVLFIDEIATLSIKMQQSLLTAMQEKRHAITGQSELSSGAMVRTEPVPCDFILVAAGNLDTIEKMHPALRSRIRGYGYEVYMRTTMPDTLENRKKLVQFVAQEVKRDGKIPHFTKEAVEEIVREAQKRAGRKGHLTLRLRDLGGVVRAAGDMAIREGYNYVTREHVLKALRMAKPLEKQLADWYIENKKEYQVIKSEGGEVGRVNGLAVIGEQSGIVLPIEAVVAPAASKEEGKIIVTGKLGEIAKEAVQNVSAIIKRYKGEDISRYDIHVQFLQTYEGVEGDSASISVATAVISALEEIPIRQDVAMTGSLSVRGEVLPIGGATPKIEAAIEAGIKTVIIPKANEKDVFLSKDKAEKIEIFPVETIDQVLEIALQDSEKKEELIERIRRALPLREA; from the coding sequence ATGGATGAGAGAGAGGTTGAAAGGGAGCTCACAGCGGGGGAGCCCCTTGAGCTCGGGGTGGAGTTTGAAACCACCGAGGAGGTTAAAATTCCCGAAAAGCTCATAGACCAGGTTATTGGTCAGGATCACGCCGTGGAGGTTATAAAAACCGCCGCCAAGCAGAAGAGGCACGTCCTCCTCATAGGCGAGCCCGGAACCGGCAAGTCAATGCTCGGTCAGGCCATGGCCGAACTCCTCCCCACGGAGGAGCTGGAGGACGTTCTGGTCTTTCCGAATCCCGAAGACGAGAACATGCCGAGGATCAAGACCGTTCCGGCCTGCCAGGGGAAGAAAATAGTCGAGCGCTACCGCCAGAAGGCCAAGGAGCAGGAAAACATAAAGTCCTACCTCCTGCTTGCGGTGCTCTTCGTCGTGGTGCTGGCCCTCATAATGAGTCCGAGCGCCGAAACGCTCCTCTTCGGAATGTTCGTCTTCATAGTGTCCCTCATGGCCATATCAAACCTCCGCCTGAAGAGCCAGGCCATGGTGCCAAAACTCCTCATTGACAACTGCGGAAGGAACAAGGCGCCCTTCGTTGACGCCACGGGTGCACACGCTGGCGCTTTACTCGGCGATGTGAGGCACGACCCGTTCCAGAGCGGCGGACTTGGGACGCCGGCCCACGAGCGCGTTGAGCCCGGAATGATACACAGGGCCAACAAGGGCGTCCTCTTCATAGACGAGATAGCGACCCTCAGCATAAAGATGCAGCAGAGCCTCCTTACCGCGATGCAGGAGAAGAGACACGCCATAACGGGCCAAAGCGAGCTCTCAAGCGGTGCGATGGTGAGAACGGAGCCTGTACCGTGCGACTTCATTTTGGTGGCCGCCGGAAACCTCGACACCATAGAGAAGATGCATCCCGCGTTGCGCTCCCGTATAAGGGGGTACGGTTACGAGGTCTACATGAGAACCACCATGCCGGACACCCTCGAGAACAGGAAGAAGCTCGTCCAGTTCGTGGCACAAGAGGTTAAGCGTGATGGGAAGATACCCCACTTCACGAAGGAGGCCGTTGAGGAGATAGTGAGGGAGGCCCAGAAGAGAGCCGGAAGAAAGGGACACCTAACGCTCCGCCTCCGCGACCTCGGCGGTGTCGTGAGGGCTGCTGGAGACATGGCGATACGCGAGGGCTACAACTACGTGACGAGGGAGCACGTGCTTAAGGCCCTAAGGATGGCCAAGCCCCTCGAGAAGCAGCTCGCGGACTGGTACATAGAGAACAAGAAGGAGTACCAGGTCATAAAGAGCGAGGGCGGCGAGGTAGGAAGGGTGAACGGTTTGGCGGTCATAGGCGAGCAGAGTGGTATTGTTTTGCCAATAGAGGCCGTCGTCGCACCCGCCGCCAGCAAAGAGGAGGGCAAAATAATAGTCACCGGAAAGCTCGGGGAGATAGCAAAAGAAGCAGTTCAGAACGTCTCGGCGATAATCAAGCGCTACAAGGGTGAGGACATAAGCAGGTACGACATCCACGTCCAGTTCCTCCAGACCTACGAGGGCGTTGAAGGAGATTCAGCCAGCATAAGCGTCGCAACCGCCGTCATCTCGGCCCTTGAAGAGATACCGATAAGGCAGGATGTGGCCATGACCGGTTCCTTAAGCGTCCGCGGCGAGGTGCTTCCAATAGGAGGGGCGACACCAAAGATAGAGGCTGCCATCGAGGCGGGCATAAAGACGGTAATAATCCCCAAGGCGAACGAGAAGGACGTCTTCCTCAGCAAGGACAAGGCCGAGAAGATAGAGATATTCCCCGTTGAGACCATAGACCAGGTGCTCGAGATAGCCCTCCAGGATTCGGAAAAGAAGGAGGAACTCATAGAGCGCATAAGGCGGGCCCTCCCCCTCAGGGAGGCGTGA
- a CDS encoding t26-17p: MVKVLKVQVRKHIKRQKKRGKAYNVEQRLIYIPSKVELPEKVYLLTPEEVQELAELIPAEKRPSWLVVE, encoded by the coding sequence GTGGTGAAAGTGCTCAAAGTCCAAGTCAGGAAGCACATCAAGAGGCAAAAGAAGAGGGGTAAAGCCTATAACGTCGAGCAGAGGCTTATTTACATCCCTTCAAAAGTCGAGCTTCCGGAGAAGGTTTACCTCCTCACACCAGAGGAAGTTCAGGAGCTGGCCGAGCTGATTCCGGCAGAGAAGAGACCAAGTTGGCTGGTGGTGGAATGA
- a CDS encoding ferritin-like domain-containing protein, translating into MSKALEIFMEKASISESVRQSLEELRGRPLKDILSYALLGEIDSSDMYQFLYTHLPEGYPKETFKKFLDIEIMHDRKLRKLFKSLFPNDTPHNPEIKSWVQTFVEKDYRLKTVQDYLDVLKIAMEAEQLAERIYLMIMDLLQEPEHKKIMYELAKDERDHYQFIKREYEFYSRIQANKALEELIRDLKAKE; encoded by the coding sequence ATGAGCAAAGCACTTGAAATATTCATGGAGAAAGCCAGTATCTCAGAAAGTGTAAGACAATCGCTGGAAGAGCTAAGAGGTAGACCCCTAAAAGATATTCTGTCCTATGCCCTCCTTGGAGAGATAGATTCCTCCGACATGTACCAATTTCTTTATACTCATCTCCCAGAGGGTTATCCAAAGGAGACATTCAAAAAGTTTTTAGATATTGAGATTATGCACGATAGAAAGCTTCGAAAACTGTTTAAAAGCCTGTTTCCAAACGATACCCCCCATAATCCTGAAATCAAGAGCTGGGTCCAGACGTTTGTAGAAAAGGATTACCGCCTGAAGACTGTACAGGACTATTTGGATGTATTGAAGATAGCAATGGAAGCCGAACAGCTTGCAGAGAGGATTTATCTAATGATCATGGACCTATTACAAGAGCCAGAGCATAAGAAAATCATGTATGAACTAGCAAAGGACGAAAGGGATCACTATCAATTCATAAAAAGGGAATACGAGTTCTATTCAAGGATTCAGGCCAATAAGGCATTAGAGGAACTCATAAGAGATCTGAAAGCCAAGGAGTGA
- a CDS encoding valine--tRNA ligase, whose product MLPKNYEPEKIEPKWQKFWLDEKIYKYELDEKRPSYAIDTPPPFTSGTLHLGHVLSHTWIDIIARYKRMTGYNVLFPQGFDNHGLPTELKVEKEFGISKDQPELFLKKCIEWTWQAIEAMRNQFIRIGYSADWDLEYHTMDDWYKAAVQKSLLEFYRKGMLYRSEHPVYWCPRCRTSLAKAEVGYVEEDGFLYYIKLPLADGSGYVPIATTRPELMPACVAVFVHPKDERYKDVVGKKVRLPIFEREVPVIADEDVDPEFGTGAVYNCTYGDEQDVVWQKRYNLPVIIAINEDGTMNENAGPYEGLKAEEAKEKIAEDLEKMGLLYDKKKVHHRVLRHTERSSCMAPIELLPKKQWFIKVKDFTEEIVKVAEKINWYPSDMFLRLKDWAESMDWDWVISRQRVFGTPIPFWVCKNSEIILPDEEDLPVDPRFDKPPRKCSDGSDPEPVTDVLDCWVDSSLTALIISKWHDALKGDENAKRWFKHNFPTALRPQGTDIIRTWAFYTIFRTWVLTGEKPWEDILINGMVAGPDGRKMSKSYGNVVAPDEVIPKYGADALRLWTALAPPGEDHPFKWETVDYNYRFLQKVWNIYRFAERHLEGFDPAGAPEELEPLDRWILSRLHRVIKFSTEEMERYRFNLLTRELMTFIWHEVADDYIEMVKYRLYGDDEESKLKAKAALYELLYNVMLLLAPLAPHITEELYQEMFKGHVGARSVHLLEWPKYNEGKIDGEAERLGELAREIVGAMRRYKNGHGLSLNAKLKHVAIYATDSYEALKAIEKDIAGTMNIEKLEIIRGEPELEERIIEIKPNFRTVGPRYGKLVPKITAYLKENAEEVAKALKESGKVEFEVEGQRVELAKEDIVLRKAVFSEGEEVETAVIGDAVVLFF is encoded by the coding sequence ATGCTTCCTAAAAACTACGAACCCGAGAAGATTGAGCCCAAGTGGCAGAAGTTCTGGCTCGATGAGAAGATATACAAGTACGAGCTCGACGAAAAGAGGCCGAGCTACGCGATTGATACGCCCCCTCCGTTCACGAGCGGAACGCTCCACCTCGGCCACGTTCTCAGCCACACGTGGATTGACATAATCGCGCGCTACAAGAGGATGACCGGCTACAACGTGCTCTTCCCGCAGGGCTTCGACAACCACGGCCTCCCGACCGAGCTCAAGGTCGAGAAGGAGTTCGGAATAAGCAAGGACCAGCCCGAGCTCTTCCTCAAAAAGTGTATAGAGTGGACCTGGCAGGCCATAGAAGCGATGAGAAACCAGTTCATAAGGATAGGCTACTCAGCCGATTGGGATTTGGAATACCACACGATGGACGACTGGTACAAGGCAGCCGTTCAAAAATCGCTCCTCGAGTTCTACAGGAAGGGAATGCTCTACCGCTCGGAGCACCCGGTTTACTGGTGCCCCAGGTGCAGGACGAGTTTGGCGAAGGCAGAGGTTGGCTACGTTGAGGAGGACGGCTTCCTCTATTACATCAAGCTCCCGCTGGCGGATGGTTCTGGTTATGTCCCAATAGCCACCACGAGGCCCGAGCTCATGCCGGCCTGTGTGGCAGTTTTCGTCCACCCCAAGGACGAGCGCTACAAGGACGTAGTTGGAAAGAAGGTGAGGCTCCCGATATTCGAGCGCGAGGTTCCTGTTATAGCGGATGAGGACGTTGACCCCGAGTTCGGAACTGGAGCGGTCTACAACTGTACCTACGGTGACGAGCAGGACGTAGTCTGGCAGAAGCGCTACAACCTGCCCGTTATCATAGCCATCAACGAGGACGGAACCATGAACGAGAACGCCGGGCCCTACGAGGGGCTCAAGGCCGAGGAGGCCAAGGAGAAGATCGCCGAAGACCTCGAGAAGATGGGCCTCCTCTACGACAAGAAGAAGGTGCACCACAGGGTTCTGAGACACACGGAGAGGAGCTCATGTATGGCGCCCATCGAGCTCCTTCCAAAGAAGCAGTGGTTCATCAAGGTGAAGGACTTCACCGAGGAGATAGTCAAGGTGGCCGAGAAGATAAACTGGTATCCGAGCGACATGTTCCTAAGGTTGAAGGACTGGGCCGAGAGCATGGACTGGGACTGGGTCATAAGCAGGCAGCGCGTTTTCGGAACGCCTATCCCGTTCTGGGTGTGCAAGAACAGCGAGATAATCCTCCCGGACGAGGAGGACCTTCCGGTAGACCCGCGCTTTGACAAGCCGCCGAGGAAGTGCTCCGACGGAAGCGACCCGGAGCCGGTCACGGACGTGCTCGACTGCTGGGTTGATTCGAGCCTCACCGCCCTCATAATAAGCAAATGGCACGATGCACTCAAGGGCGATGAGAATGCCAAGCGCTGGTTCAAGCACAACTTCCCCACCGCCCTCAGGCCGCAGGGAACGGACATCATAAGGACGTGGGCCTTCTACACGATATTCAGGACGTGGGTACTCACCGGGGAGAAGCCCTGGGAGGACATCCTCATCAACGGTATGGTCGCCGGCCCGGACGGAAGGAAGATGAGCAAGAGCTACGGCAACGTCGTCGCTCCCGACGAGGTCATCCCGAAGTACGGTGCCGATGCCCTAAGGCTCTGGACCGCTCTGGCACCTCCGGGAGAGGATCACCCGTTCAAGTGGGAGACCGTTGACTACAACTACCGCTTCCTCCAGAAGGTCTGGAACATCTACCGCTTTGCCGAGCGCCATCTGGAAGGCTTCGACCCGGCGGGGGCTCCGGAGGAGCTCGAACCCCTCGACCGCTGGATACTCAGCAGGCTCCACCGCGTTATAAAGTTCTCCACGGAGGAGATGGAGAGGTACCGCTTCAACCTGCTCACGAGGGAGCTCATGACCTTCATCTGGCACGAGGTGGCGGATGACTACATCGAGATGGTCAAATACAGGCTCTACGGCGACGACGAGGAGAGCAAGCTCAAGGCAAAGGCTGCCCTCTACGAGCTGCTCTACAACGTGATGCTCCTCCTTGCTCCGCTCGCTCCCCACATCACCGAGGAGCTCTACCAGGAGATGTTCAAGGGGCACGTCGGTGCCAGGAGCGTCCACCTCCTCGAATGGCCGAAGTACAACGAGGGCAAGATTGACGGGGAGGCCGAGAGGCTCGGCGAGCTCGCCCGCGAAATAGTCGGTGCCATGAGGCGCTACAAGAACGGCCACGGCCTCTCGCTCAACGCCAAGCTCAAGCACGTGGCAATCTACGCGACCGACTCCTACGAGGCTCTCAAGGCCATCGAGAAAGACATCGCGGGAACCATGAACATCGAGAAGCTTGAGATAATCAGGGGCGAGCCCGAGCTTGAGGAGAGGATCATCGAGATAAAGCCGAACTTCAGGACGGTGGGACCGCGCTACGGAAAGCTCGTGCCGAAGATAACCGCTTACCTCAAGGAGAACGCGGAAGAGGTTGCAAAGGCGCTCAAGGAGAGCGGAAAGGTCGAGTTCGAGGTAGAGGGCCAGAGGGTCGAGCTGGCCAAGGAGGACATCGTGCTCAGGAAGGCGGTCTTCAGCGAGGGAGAAGAGGTCGAGACGGCGGTGATAGGAGACGCCGTCGTTTTGTTCTTCTAA
- a CDS encoding sodium:solute symporter family protein, giving the protein MVVAFILGGASWGATYGLGGIWYGFACGLGLLLLGVTLAKPMRALALYTVPDVLEMRYKSKTIRLLAATLSLLALVGILGAQVWAASAVFEAIGLPGTAGAVFATLIFIAYTAFSGLWAVALTDFIQVILGSVGVLIAVILGLNKVGGFGGLRASLANVPNLPQATGEYFNFTSLGFSLLALTLAATVMYTLIGQDFYQRLFASKDEGTARKGAIYSGLLLMALSILPALAGMLALALSNDPQAIIDSPKTAVPKLVITVFGSGVGAIFVAAILAAVMSTADSLLSAATSHVVKDFYQSFAKEADDRKLLRLSIVTTVVIGLLSLVAALTIQGIVELLIYSYDIYTSGVFVPLILGIYWKRATKEGALLGMLAGSLTAIVGIAGLVSFSYWEYIYVSGALVSAVVMIVASLLTAPKAIEREFEEAFEPG; this is encoded by the coding sequence ATGGTGGTGGCTTTCATCCTCGGCGGAGCTAGCTGGGGAGCCACCTACGGGTTAGGTGGAATATGGTACGGTTTTGCCTGCGGGCTGGGGCTTTTGCTCCTTGGTGTAACCCTCGCGAAGCCCATGCGTGCCCTGGCTCTGTACACCGTCCCCGACGTTCTGGAGATGAGGTACAAGAGCAAGACGATAAGGCTTCTTGCGGCGACACTATCGCTCCTGGCCCTCGTTGGGATACTTGGAGCGCAGGTATGGGCAGCTTCGGCCGTCTTCGAGGCAATAGGGCTTCCGGGAACCGCGGGAGCGGTCTTTGCCACGCTGATATTCATCGCCTACACCGCCTTTTCGGGGCTGTGGGCCGTGGCGCTAACGGACTTCATCCAGGTGATACTCGGGAGCGTTGGGGTGCTCATCGCGGTTATCCTCGGACTGAACAAGGTGGGGGGCTTCGGAGGGCTCAGGGCAAGCCTGGCAAACGTTCCAAACCTGCCCCAGGCGACGGGCGAGTACTTTAACTTCACCTCACTGGGATTCTCTCTCCTCGCCCTCACCCTAGCTGCCACGGTGATGTACACACTCATAGGGCAGGACTTCTACCAGAGGCTCTTCGCCTCTAAGGACGAAGGAACCGCCAGGAAGGGGGCCATATACAGCGGCCTGCTCCTCATGGCGCTCTCGATACTGCCTGCACTCGCGGGGATGCTCGCACTCGCACTCTCGAACGACCCCCAGGCAATAATAGACTCACCAAAGACCGCCGTTCCCAAGCTCGTCATCACTGTCTTCGGAAGCGGTGTGGGGGCCATATTCGTGGCGGCAATCCTCGCGGCGGTTATGAGCACGGCGGACTCACTGCTCTCTGCTGCAACATCGCACGTGGTAAAGGACTTCTACCAGAGCTTCGCAAAGGAGGCCGACGACAGGAAGCTGCTGAGGCTCTCCATAGTGACAACCGTGGTGATAGGGCTCCTCTCCCTCGTGGCGGCGCTGACTATACAGGGCATAGTCGAGCTCCTCATATACTCCTACGACATCTACACTTCGGGCGTCTTCGTGCCCCTCATACTCGGAATCTACTGGAAGCGGGCGACGAAGGAGGGGGCACTGCTCGGCATGCTCGCCGGTTCCCTAACGGCGATTGTGGGAATAGCGGGACTCGTGAGCTTCAGCTACTGGGAGTACATATACGTCAGCGGCGCCCTAGTTTCGGCGGTCGTTATGATAGTGGCCAGCCTCCTGACCGCGCCGAAGGCCATTGAGAGGGAATTCGAGGAAGCATTTGAGCCCGGTTGA
- the tpiA gene encoding triose-phosphate isomerase, which produces MKLKEPIIAINFKTYIEATGDGALRIAKAAEKVWKETGITLVVAPQPADLYRIASEVEIPVFAQHIDPVKPGSHTGHILPESVKEAGAVGTLLNHSERRMILADLEASIARAEELGLMTMVCTNNPAVSAAAAALGPDYVAVEPPELIGTGIPVSKAQPEVVTNTVELVKKVNPEVGVLTGAGISTGEDVKKALELGSVGVLLASGVTKAKDPEKAIWDLVSLII; this is translated from the coding sequence GTGAAGCTGAAGGAGCCTATTATAGCGATAAACTTCAAGACCTACATAGAGGCCACCGGCGATGGGGCCCTTAGGATAGCCAAAGCTGCCGAGAAGGTGTGGAAGGAGACGGGAATAACGCTCGTGGTAGCCCCCCAGCCCGCCGACCTCTACCGCATAGCCAGCGAGGTCGAGATACCCGTCTTTGCGCAGCACATAGACCCCGTGAAGCCGGGAAGCCACACGGGGCACATACTCCCGGAGAGCGTGAAGGAGGCCGGGGCCGTTGGAACGCTCCTCAACCACTCCGAGAGGAGGATGATTCTGGCGGACCTCGAGGCATCCATAGCAAGGGCGGAGGAGCTTGGACTAATGACGATGGTTTGCACAAACAACCCTGCCGTTTCAGCGGCGGCGGCCGCCCTCGGACCTGATTACGTGGCGGTTGAGCCTCCGGAACTCATAGGCACTGGAATCCCCGTGAGCAAGGCCCAGCCCGAGGTCGTCACCAACACGGTCGAGCTCGTGAAGAAGGTCAACCCCGAGGTTGGAGTTCTCACGGGCGCGGGAATAAGCACCGGCGAGGACGTCAAGAAGGCCCTCGAACTTGGAAGCGTCGGTGTACTCCTCGCGAGCGGCGTTACGAAGGCTAAGGACCCGGAGAAGGCTATATGGGACCTTGTCTCCCTGATAATTTAA
- a CDS encoding proteasome assembly chaperone family protein produces the protein MEKPVELVLPDVEAPVLIEGYPGIGLVGHIAANFIAREMGMEVIGHVESSFLPPMALIFEGTPNPPLRFYGKDNIIVAVADVYVTPTLVNEIARELVAYLKEHDAEKVISLGGMGIGMFKEQMDVWGVGSSEEEKGELESAGIKVLQYGSIMGISGKLLLEAKKAGLKGYVLLGETFGDRPDPRAAASVIEALKKLTPLEVSTEPLLREAEMIEEQLRRMHAQMEAARKKTEKEYESVYL, from the coding sequence ATGGAGAAACCGGTCGAGCTGGTTCTCCCCGACGTTGAGGCGCCGGTTCTCATAGAGGGCTACCCGGGAATAGGCCTCGTTGGGCACATAGCGGCCAACTTCATCGCCAGGGAGATGGGGATGGAGGTAATAGGGCACGTGGAGAGCTCCTTTCTGCCCCCCATGGCCCTGATATTCGAGGGAACTCCCAACCCTCCCCTGCGCTTCTACGGGAAGGACAACATCATAGTGGCCGTGGCGGACGTTTACGTGACACCAACGCTCGTGAACGAGATCGCCAGGGAGCTCGTGGCTTATTTGAAGGAACACGACGCGGAGAAGGTAATATCCCTCGGAGGCATGGGTATAGGTATGTTCAAGGAGCAGATGGACGTGTGGGGCGTTGGGAGCAGCGAAGAGGAAAAGGGCGAACTCGAGAGCGCGGGCATCAAGGTGCTCCAGTACGGCTCGATAATGGGGATAAGCGGGAAGCTCCTCCTCGAGGCAAAGAAGGCAGGTTTGAAGGGCTACGTCCTCCTCGGAGAGACCTTCGGGGACAGGCCCGACCCGCGGGCGGCCGCCAGCGTCATAGAGGCGCTCAAAAAGCTGACGCCGCTTGAGGTCTCCACGGAGCCCCTGCTCAGAGAGGCGGAGATGATAGAGGAGCAGCTCAGGAGAATGCACGCCCAGATGGAGGCCGCGAGAAAGAAGACGGAAAAGGAGTACGAGAGCGTTTACCTGTGA
- a CDS encoding DUF473 domain-containing protein has product MEMVVLVGISRRALDSLIHSPRKTLELRSARNIEALSHVKTGDRVFLTYDTFHDVTKGTGGIIAEVLHVESMEQRLPWEESDEREVMVCRVQLRLRGLGKVVELERKDGVIRALVREMLPHEMAMG; this is encoded by the coding sequence ATGGAAATGGTAGTTCTTGTGGGGATTTCAAGGCGCGCCCTTGACTCCCTCATCCACAGCCCCAGGAAAACCCTCGAGTTGAGAAGCGCCCGCAACATCGAGGCGCTCTCCCACGTTAAGACAGGAGACAGGGTTTTTCTAACCTACGACACCTTCCACGATGTGACTAAGGGGACGGGGGGCATAATAGCTGAGGTTCTTCACGTGGAGAGCATGGAGCAGAGGCTGCCCTGGGAGGAGAGCGACGAGCGAGAGGTCATGGTCTGCAGGGTTCAGCTGAGGCTGAGGGGCCTTGGAAAAGTGGTCGAGCTCGAGAGGAAGGATGGAGTTATAAGGGCCCTCGTGAGGGAGATGCTGCCCCACGAAATGGCAATGGGTTAA
- the nucS gene encoding endonuclease NucS, with product MKLRALENPSAEELESIISEGLSSEAIITIFARCRVYYDGRAKSELGEGDRVILIKPDGSFLIHQRNKREPVNWQPPGSSVFFEREKLRLVSVRRKPRETLEVELLKVYLATYFQAEDSEELTLIGSEAEMRDYIFDHPEVIEEGFKPLFREKPIKHGIVDIFGRDRDGNIVILELKRRRADLHAVSQLKRYVEDMREEYENVRGILVAPSLTSGAKKLLEKEGLEFRKVKPPKGERKKGKQKTLDSF from the coding sequence ATGAAGCTCAGGGCACTTGAGAACCCAAGCGCGGAGGAACTGGAGAGCATAATAAGCGAAGGGCTTTCGAGCGAGGCCATAATAACCATCTTCGCCCGCTGCAGAGTTTACTACGACGGCAGGGCCAAAAGCGAGCTCGGGGAGGGTGACAGGGTCATCCTCATAAAGCCCGACGGCTCTTTCCTCATCCACCAGAGGAACAAGAGGGAGCCCGTAAACTGGCAGCCACCGGGCAGTTCCGTGTTCTTTGAGAGGGAGAAACTAAGGCTCGTGAGCGTGAGGAGGAAGCCGAGGGAGACTCTCGAAGTTGAGCTACTGAAGGTTTACCTCGCCACCTACTTCCAGGCTGAGGACAGCGAGGAGCTAACCCTCATAGGCAGCGAGGCGGAGATGAGGGACTACATATTCGACCACCCCGAGGTCATAGAGGAGGGTTTCAAGCCCCTCTTCCGCGAGAAGCCGATAAAGCACGGCATAGTGGACATATTCGGCAGGGACAGGGATGGGAACATAGTCATCCTCGAGCTCAAGAGGCGGAGGGCGGATCTCCACGCGGTTAGCCAGCTCAAGCGCTACGTTGAGGACATGAGGGAGGAGTATGAGAACGTGAGGGGAATTCTGGTCGCCCCGTCGCTCACCTCGGGGGCTAAAAAGCTACTCGAGAAGGAGGGGCTGGAGTTCAGGAAGGTCAAACCCCCAAAGGGGGAGCGCAAAAAGGGGAAGCAAAAAACGCTCGATTCCTTTTAA